The genomic stretch aaattaaaTCCAATCCAATGACCCTCTGACAGCACTAGGTGCAAACGTGGAATGTTGAAATCAAAACCAGATGGCAGGAACATGTATCAACATACTGATGTCATACAAGAAGTGTAATGCAGGCAACGCATCAGGAGTTTATATTTGGCATTTGTTTCAGACACAATGCATTCTTAAGTAAGACTCAACGGTAGGACCCCAAAACATTTTCATTGCGTCGAGAATTGAAAGAATAAAACGCTAGCACAAGGCATAAGTGATGCCTGTTCACTAATATTTCACTGTACATTACATACATTACAACCTGCATCAGAAAAGAATGCCTCACAAATGGAGCAATAAATTTTACCGAAATGTAATGCCCCATAAGCTCCCGAAATGCGTTACGCGCAGTCTTCAAAATTTTCTTCAGCCGCCGCCGCATGGTGCAAAATCTGCTTCACCTTGTCAAAGATCTCCTGGACCTGCTTCCTGGAGTGCAGAGGAGAAGGGTACATGCAGGTCCAGTCCAGCTTACCATCCTTGATCGAGTCGAACACGCCGATCGACGGGCCGATGCCGTGCACGGTGGCGCAGCAGACGCAGTCCTCCACGCCGGCCTTGCTCTGCGCCTCGGCCATGTCGTCGACCACGGGCTCCTCGAACACGGAGACGAGCGCCGTCCGGAGCGCGCCGGCCGTCGTCAGCTGGGGGGCATCGATGGCCCGGCACATGAGGAAGTTGAGGTCGCTGATGTCGGTGAGGTGTTTCTTGTTGTTCTTGGCGCTGGTGTACGAGTCGTGGCACCTCTTGGCCAGCTCCCACAGCCCTTCCTCGCCGTGGACCGTGTGCGTGTTGGTGATGGCAGAGTAGAAGAACCCTGCGATATTGATAATGGTGTGGTGGTGGTACTCTAGCATTGCAAATTTGCAACATTAAATGCGCTTATCATCGGAGACGTACTCGTACTCACCAACGTTGCGATCGTCCAAGGGCGGCTCAAGAAACTTGCGGCAATTGATAAGAGTCACGATGGAGTATGTCTCCTGCTGGCCGCTCTCCAGTGGCTTCGACTGCCGCGCGGCGAGCATCgtcgcggcggccatggcggagcaAACCTTCACCCCATTCTCCTTGCACGCCTAGAGGACAATGAGCTACGAATGAATCTATTTGACTATTTGTTGCCAGTGCAAAATACTAGCACAGGAGACAGGAGTATGGAAGTCTGGAGGAACAGGCTAGGCTTGAAGCCGTGAACTTACGTCGAGCACCCTCGTCGTCTCGTCGCGGTCGAGCCCGAGCCGCAGCATCTGCGTGGACCTCTCCGTGCCGGTCTCGACGAACGGCAGCGTGGACGTCCGGAGGCCGTTGATGGAGTAGCCCACCATGTCCAACCCGCGCGCCCAGAACGGCTTCCATGTGTCCCTCTGCGGGatcctctcctccagagccgctTCCGCCGCCGCATCCTCCGGGTCGGCGCGCTCCCCGCCCTCCTCACCGCCGGCCAGCAGCGCGacgagttccctggccagcGCATTCGCCGCCGAACGGTCGCACGCGACCGTGTGGATCCGGACGAACAGCGCCGCGCCGCCCGTGGCGGGCGGGAGCTCGTAGAGCGTCGCGAAGAGGACCGGGGCGTCGTCGGAGGACGCCGGGTCGGCCCATGGGTTGCGGTTGAGCTCGTGCTCGAGGAGGGCGTGGAAGTCAGGCGCCGAGTCCGGCGCCGGGAGCGGCGCCAGCGGGAGCGGCGGGGACGGAGGCGGTGCTGCCGGGTCGGGGAACGCCAGCGTCGGGCCGGAGGGAGAGGTCCGGAGGCGGGCGCGGAGGACGGGGTGCGCGTTCCGCAGGGAGTGAAGCGCCGCCTGCGCCACGTCGCCGCGGGAGAGGTGGAGCGCGAGCAGCGTGGTGCCCGTGCCGCCCGGCACGGCGCGGAGCCAGCTGTACTCCGTGCCGCCCGGCGCGCGGGTGCGCCACTCGGCCGCGTCGTCGAGCTCGGCGCCCGCGCTGCCGTTCGCGGGATCCATGGCGGAGGGGAACGCGGCTGCCGGTGCTGCTACCGGCCGGCGCTAGTATGCGTGTGAATTTGGATCGGAGACGGGGCGATATGATGTGTTGGATTGGATTGGCGTTTGTGGTGTGGTGGACTggtgggtggtggtggtggctctTGTCGTCTTGCTCGTCGGCTCACCAGTCAGCACCTCGTTGCGTGGCCGCCTCTGCTGATGGTGAACGACGACGGCGTTAACGGAATTGAAAATGGCGCGAAATTCGCAGCTCCTCCacatactagttgatgctgcagtgGCGTCCTGTGACGATCACAGTGCGGCGATAACAAGAACCCGAGCTGCTCTGTCTGTGATTGGCAGCGAGCTTGCTGATCAGACTTCGAGGAGAAATTTTGAAACTTGACCCACAATTCGCGTGCTCTTCGAAACTTGACCCACAATTCGTAAGTCTTTAGAAATATGACCCAGGTCACGCGAATTGTTTGAAAATTTAGTCTTTTTGCCAGGCCCGACGCCGTCCGCCACCCgccctgtttatgctgaagttTATCACCTGGAAGGCAAGGGGGCGGTTGCATACGTCGAGGAGGGGTCCTGGATGGCAACCGATGTCTCCTGGAGGTGTCCAGGCTCTGTGGAATGAGGGAGGGGCAATCTGGTCTTTTTCTGGGCCTCAAACATTGTGAAAACATGGATGAAATTATTGAAATCACTAAAATCCCAAAAAGACTAAATTTCCAAAAAATTCGCGTGACCTGGGTCATATTTCTAAAGGCTTACGAATTGTGGGTCAAGTTTCATGGAGCACGCGAATTGTGGGTCAAGTTTCAAAATTTCTCGACTTCGAGCAGCCCATGCCCGGTTCGCAGTTCGGTGACGGCGAGGGAAGCCAGGCCTGCGTTTTcaagcttgtttagttcccaaatttAAGATTCCCCCTCACATCGAATCTCGTGGCACATGAGTgttacattaaatatatatgaaaacaaaaattaattacatagtttatctataaattacgagacgaatcttttaagcctagttactccatgattagataatatttgtcaaataaaaacgaaaatgctacggtattgaaatgcaaaaaaatttgcaataaGAACCAGACCTTAAAAAAAAACTGCAGGAAATTTGGTGCCTGGGCGCCATCTGGAATTCTGAAACAGACCTGCCAACTACTATCAGGTTACATGTGTAAAATGTTTAAAACCACGTGTCTATCGTTAGAACTTAGAATCGAGTGAAATGGTCCTTGAAAGTTTAAGGATCCAAAATGCACTTCGCTCTTTAAAACCATTATTATTATGCCAAGTCAGTGGTCAATATCTGGACAGAGACAGAACATTTTCTCCTTAATTAAGGGAGCACTGGAGTATTAGAAAGCTACTTCTGTTGGTTATGTCTTTTGTGGTAGAATCCGTCCACAATCCGATgcgccttgttcgtttggctgataagctatgacaaaaaatattgttaggccttgtttagttcctcaaaaattttgcaaaatttttcagattccccgtcacatcgaatctttagacgtatgcatggagtattaaatatagatgaaaataaaaactaattgcacagtttggtcagaattgacgagacgaatcttttgagcctagttagtccataattgaaatttgtcaaatacaaacgaaagtgctactattcctattttgcaaaaaaaaaaatttggaagtaaacaaggccttagctaatttattgtgagaaaaaaacattGCTGAATGACTGGCAAATTCGGCTGATAAACTCAAACGAACATATTGAATTCTTGACTTCACAACAACATTATTCTTTTCATGGTAGATGAAGTGGCCATTGATAGCGAGACGCCTATAATAACTTTGTCAATCTCGAAATTATCCAGATTGATATCTAGAATGAGAGCATGTGTGCATTTCTAGAGATAACCAAGCAAAATTTCTAAGATAACCAAGCAAGCGTGCTTGCTTGtatatgagtgtagcatttgtacTGAGATACAAAGATCCCTCTCAGAATGAGTTAAGAAATGGTAAGCGCAACGTGTTGCTATAAAAGAAAGAAGGAAAAAATGCACAGAACTATCTTGTGAGGAAATAAAATGAAGGGAAGAAATCAAATCCTATCTAACGTTGTGAGCTTCTATGACCCTCAGGTATGTGGTCTCGATGGCTTTCGACAAATTTTCTTTTGTGACTAGTGTGTGTCTTGGAGAAACATGTTCTATGTTAGGTTGCAAACCATGAAGATGAAAGTGTACTCAAATGGCGATGACAAACAAAATCAAGGACACCTTGACATATGTGGCTTTTTGTGTGTTTTGAAAAAACAAGTGTCAACGTCGTCAGACCACAATACATGAAGATCAATGTATCCCCATATGTTAAGGAGGAGGCGATAAAGAACTCAAGACTAAAGATGAAGATTGTTCAAGagtcaagcaaagcaatctggGACTCAAGAACAAAGGACTCAGAAGAGATCAAGTTTTGCGATAAAGATTTGAGATTGAAGATCTTTTATAGAGTTGAGCGTCGCCAGAAGGTGATTTTAGCACATGGAGCTTGACCAAGTGTTTAGTGTGCATGGTGGTGCAATCTTGATGAACAAATGACCTAGAGAGCTTCGGCATGTAGTAAGGAATCCAATGAAACAAGTTTCACCTCAATCAAAACTTTTGGACAATTTGGAAGTGAAACCAAAAGAAGGGAATTCACAGAAGGGACAGTCCGACTCTAATATAAATTATATTTTTGCTGAGTTGTAGGATCAATTTTAGTTTGTTTTGAGACCTTCGGAGCTTGTTCACATCATGGTTTGATGTAAACTTAAAAGatctaagtttggttttgataatTTAGTGACAACCGATACTAATGCTTTCAATTAATTTGTGATTGAGCTAGGGTCCATATCAAGATAGTGCGCAAGGTTAGAAGATGGTTGAGAGGATCGAGCCATATGGAGCAAGCTCACACTTGAGCCTTCAATTGCCGTGTGCATATATCAGATATTCACATCACATAAAAAACATGCATGAACCAAATAAGGCAACAATTCGCA from Sorghum bicolor cultivar BTx623 chromosome 3, Sorghum_bicolor_NCBIv3, whole genome shotgun sequence encodes the following:
- the LOC8062362 gene encoding uncharacterized protein LOC8062362 isoform X1, whose product is MDPANGSAGAELDDAAEWRTRAPGGTEYSWLRAVPGGTGTTLLALHLSRGDVAQAALHSLRNAHPVLRARLRTSPSGPTLAFPDPAAPPPSPPLPLAPLPAPDSAPDFHALLEHELNRNPWADPASSDDAPVLFATLYELPPATGGAALFVRIHTVACDRSAANALARELVALLAGGEEGGERADPEDAAAEAALEERIPQRDTWKPFWARGLDMVGYSINGLRTSTLPFVETGTERSTQMLRLGLDRDETTRVLDACKENGVKVCSAMAAATMLAARQSKPLESGQQETYSIVTLINCRKFLEPPLDDRNVGFFYSAITNTHTVHGEEGLWELAKRCHDSYTSAKNNKKHLTDISDLNFLMCRAIDAPQLTTAGALRTALVSVFEEPVVDDMAEAQSKAGVEDCVCCATVHGIGPSIGVFDSIKDGKLDWTCMYPSPLHSRKQVQEIFDKVKQILHHAAAAEENFEDCA
- the LOC8062362 gene encoding uncharacterized protein LOC8062362 isoform X2, with the translated sequence MDPANGSAGAELDDAAEWRTRAPGGTEYSWLRAVPGGTGTTLLALHLSRGDVAQAALHSLRNAHPVLRARLRTSPSGPTLAFPDPAAPPPSPPLPLAPLPAPDSAPDFHALLEHELNRNPWADPASSDDAPVLFATLYELPPATGGAALFVRIHTVACDRSAANALARELVALLAGGEEGGERADPEDAAAEAALEERIPQRDTWKPFWARGLDMVGYSINGLRTSTLPFVETGTERSTQMLRLGLDRDETTRVLDACKENGVKVCSAMAAATMLAARQSKPLESGQQETYSIVTLINCRKFLEPPLDDRNVGEYEVLLLCHHQHAHGPRRGRAVGAGQEVPRLVHQRQEQQETPHRHQRPQLPHVPGHRCPPADDGRRAPDGARLRVRGARGRRHGRGAEQGRRGGLRLLRHRARHRPVDRRVRLDQGW